One window of Nostoc sp. C052 genomic DNA carries:
- a CDS encoding glycosyltransferase, translating to MPLKYALVHEWLTPKATGGSELVVREILNHIDADLYALIDFESSNRESYLYKRQIGKTFLQNFPFARNGIQKYLPLWPLAIEQLDLRHYDVILSSSHAVAKGILTTPEQMHICYCHSPMRYAWDLTFDYLRHSKLGSGLPGWVTRYLLHRLRQWDVLSANRVDYFIANSQHTARRIWRCYRREATVIYPPVNIAEFPFLSEKEDFYLTVSRLVSYKQISLIVKAFNQLKRPLVVIGTGDEMNKIREMANSNIQILGWQPDNVVKKYMSRAKAFVYAACEDFGIALVEAQACGTPVIAYGAGGALETVRDIHSCVDTGTGIFFRTQTEAALVEAVEKFEVYQGSFSSEYMRSHAAQFSPQIFAERYLDFVNKCNEKRPFSQ from the coding sequence GTGCCCTTGAAATATGCTCTAGTTCATGAGTGGCTGACACCTAAAGCCACTGGTGGTTCAGAACTCGTTGTACGAGAAATTTTGAATCACATTGATGCTGATTTGTATGCTCTCATCGATTTTGAATCCAGCAATAGAGAAAGTTATTTATATAAGCGTCAAATTGGCAAGACGTTTCTCCAAAACTTTCCATTTGCCCGCAACGGTATACAAAAATACTTGCCTTTGTGGCCTTTGGCAATTGAACAACTTGATTTGCGGCATTATGATGTAATTCTGTCTTCATCTCACGCTGTTGCCAAAGGAATCCTGACCACTCCCGAACAGATGCATATTTGCTATTGTCACAGCCCTATGCGCTACGCTTGGGACTTGACTTTTGATTATCTGCGCCACAGCAAACTAGGTAGTGGCTTACCTGGGTGGGTGACGCGATATTTATTACATCGTTTGCGCCAGTGGGATGTATTGAGTGCCAATCGCGTTGATTACTTCATTGCCAACTCACAGCATACAGCTCGGCGGATTTGGCGTTGCTATCGGCGAGAAGCAACAGTCATTTACCCACCAGTGAATATTGCAGAATTTCCATTTTTGTCTGAGAAAGAGGACTTTTACCTGACAGTTTCTCGGTTGGTAAGCTACAAGCAAATATCTTTAATTGTCAAGGCTTTTAATCAACTAAAACGCCCATTAGTAGTCATTGGTACAGGAGATGAAATGAACAAGATTCGCGAGATGGCAAACTCCAACATCCAAATACTGGGATGGCAACCTGATAATGTGGTAAAAAAATATATGTCTAGGGCTAAGGCGTTTGTATATGCAGCCTGTGAAGATTTTGGGATTGCCCTAGTGGAAGCACAGGCCTGCGGCACGCCAGTGATTGCCTACGGTGCAGGAGGCGCTCTAGAAACAGTCCGAGATATCCACTCTTGTGTGGATACAGGGACAGGTATATTTTTCAGGACGCAAACAGAGGCGGCTTTAGTGGAGGCAGTAGAAAAGTTTGAAGTTTATCAGGGTTCGTTCAGTTCCGAGTATATGCGATCGCACGCCGCACAGTTTTCACCGCAAATCTTTGCCGAGCGTTATCTAGACTTTGTAAACAAATGCAACGAAAAAAGACCGTTTTCGCAATGA